The following are from one region of the Litorilinea aerophila genome:
- a CDS encoding Hsp20/alpha crystallin family protein yields the protein MLTRPFWGYTSPWQEMNRLQREINRLFSDLSQGMVSTAPAYPAVNVWTNQEGVVVTAELPGINPDDLNISVLGNVLTLSGKREPEAIQEGGKVHRRERGYGQFTRSIQLPFDVDANKVEATYKNGVLTVTLPRLEEEKPKKIAVKAA from the coding sequence ATGCTCACTCGACCGTTTTGGGGCTATACCTCGCCCTGGCAGGAGATGAACCGCCTGCAGCGGGAGATCAACCGGCTCTTCTCTGACCTCAGTCAGGGCATGGTCTCCACCGCGCCGGCCTACCCGGCCGTGAACGTGTGGACCAACCAGGAAGGGGTTGTGGTGACCGCCGAGCTGCCGGGCATCAACCCGGATGACCTGAATATTTCGGTTCTGGGCAACGTCCTCACCCTGAGCGGCAAGCGGGAACCCGAAGCCATCCAGGAGGGTGGCAAGGTTCACCGGCGGGAACGGGGCTACGGCCAGTTCACCCGCTCCATCCAGCTGCCTTTCGATGTGGATGCCAACAAGGTGGAAGCTACATACAAGAACGGCGTCCTCACCGTCACCCTGCCCCGGCTGGAGGAGGAGAAGCCCAAGAAGATTGCGGTGAAGGCCGCCTGA
- a CDS encoding Hsp20/alpha crystallin family protein, with protein sequence MAMNAEMQAQQATKQEATESGVEQTRDRRVFVPRVDIYESGDDLIVVADMPGVDENNVDITLEQDRLTIVGRVDPVAPNGYTLAYAEYAEGDYRRTFTLSNEIDRDHIEATMSNGVLRLRLPKAAPAKARKIAVKAA encoded by the coding sequence ATGGCCATGAACGCGGAGATGCAGGCCCAACAGGCCACCAAACAGGAAGCCACGGAAAGCGGCGTGGAACAGACTCGGGATCGTCGGGTCTTCGTGCCCCGGGTGGACATCTACGAGAGCGGCGATGATCTAATCGTGGTGGCGGATATGCCCGGGGTGGATGAGAACAACGTGGACATTACCCTGGAGCAGGATCGGCTGACCATCGTCGGCCGGGTCGATCCCGTGGCGCCCAACGGCTACACCCTGGCCTACGCCGAGTACGCCGAGGGCGACTACCGGCGCACGTTTACCCTGTCCAACGAGATCGACCGGGATCACATTGAGGCGACCATGAGCAACGGCGTGCTGCGCCTGCGCCTGCCCAAGGCCGCGCCGGCCAAGGCCCGCAAGATTGCGGTCAAGGCCGCCTGA
- a CDS encoding Hsp20/alpha crystallin family protein: protein MALTNLIPWRRRADQARGGQVVVKREEQEPIYELQRSINSLFDEFFRQFADFGLWPGEPLTESFGLFNPRVDVSETDKEIRVSAELPGMEPDDIEVTVSGNLLTISGEKRAEHEEQGEQYYRMERTYGSFQRTIPLPYEVDADKVNARYKNGVLTITLPKPGEAQGRRWRIPIKLG from the coding sequence ATGGCTCTGACCAATCTGATTCCCTGGCGCCGTCGGGCTGACCAGGCTCGGGGTGGTCAGGTCGTGGTAAAGCGGGAGGAACAGGAACCCATCTACGAGCTGCAGCGCTCCATCAACAGCCTGTTCGACGAGTTCTTCCGCCAGTTCGCCGACTTCGGCCTCTGGCCTGGGGAGCCGCTGACCGAGTCCTTCGGCCTCTTCAACCCGCGGGTGGATGTCAGCGAGACCGACAAGGAGATCCGGGTTTCGGCCGAGTTGCCGGGCATGGAGCCCGATGATATCGAGGTCACCGTCTCCGGCAATTTGCTGACCATCAGCGGCGAAAAGCGGGCCGAGCATGAGGAACAGGGCGAACAGTACTACCGCATGGAGCGCACCTATGGGTCCTTCCAGCGCACCATCCCGCTGCCCTACGAGGTGGATGCGGACAAGGTGAACGCCCGTTACAAGAACGGCGTGCTCACCATCACCCTGCCCAAGCCTGGTGAAGCGCAAGGGCGCCGCTGGCGGATCCCCATCAAGTTGGGCTGA
- a CDS encoding penicillin-binding protein 1C has translation MRKWLGRRSFWLRLSLGLALVLVASGYGLYTWLLADLPPVSAVEQRLVRPTTQILDRHGRVLYEVIDPAAGKQISLDLSTLPRACIQATLATEDSRFYLHPGVDPLAILRAVWQNLRGREVISGGSTLTQQLARNLLMEPAERYQQSLRRKIREAWLAWQLERRYTKDELLALYLNQTYYGNFAFGIEAAAQIFFAKPAAQLSQAECALLAGLVQYPSGYNPLQHPDAAKERQLTVLRLMWEAGYLTDDQVQEIAAQPLRYRSRLFDIRAPHFVMYVQDILAQRLGPDRLRDGGLRVYTTLDLDLQRQAEASIRYRLDLLNCRIPGLCDERTDPNRRVDNAAAVVLDGQTGQILAMVGSPDYFDPRIQGNVNAALSLRQPGSAIKPLTYAAALDPAWSARLGLQPLTPASILADLPTTFYVRDEQGGNVPYQPLNYDRQFHGPVSVRTALANSYNVPAVKVLQRIGVPSLEQIAAQAGISTFTNEYGLALTLGGGEVKLLELTAAYGIFLDGHRRDPQAILAIEEVVDGVSRPLPGFQAPEATLGPQVIQPDTAYLITHILADPVARIPAFGEGSVLELPFPAAVKTGTTTDWRDNWTIGYSTRRIVGVWVGNADNTPMLDISGVDGAGPIWHDLMLAAHPTPPQDFPRPETITQVTICAPSGLLPSRDCPRTRQEIFIRGTEPTQVDNQFQRISVDLATGLRAGPDTPPERVAERVYWLLPPEYWDWMQRQGIPIPPPATVAQDSAPGRDQLVDASTNASPLVLSAPTSHTGYAIHPGVPRERQRIQVAGHVADGRPWAELRLMMDGIPVAEARQAAQLSAWWPLEPGPHHFWLEGRMAEDGPVVRSEQALVVVDDLTHAQPLTVSRQP, from the coding sequence ATGAGGAAATGGCTTGGGCGCCGCTCTTTCTGGCTGCGTCTGAGCCTGGGCCTGGCCCTCGTCCTGGTGGCCAGCGGCTATGGCCTGTACACCTGGCTCCTGGCCGACCTGCCGCCGGTCAGCGCCGTGGAGCAGCGGCTGGTCCGCCCCACCACCCAGATCCTGGATCGCCACGGCCGCGTCCTCTACGAGGTCATCGACCCGGCCGCGGGCAAGCAGATCAGCCTGGACCTCTCCACCCTACCCAGGGCCTGCATCCAGGCCACCCTGGCCACAGAAGACAGCCGCTTTTACCTCCACCCCGGCGTTGACCCCCTGGCCATCCTGCGGGCTGTGTGGCAGAACCTGCGAGGTCGGGAGGTGATCAGCGGCGGCAGCACCCTGACCCAACAGCTGGCCCGGAACCTCTTGATGGAGCCCGCCGAACGCTACCAGCAGAGCCTCCGCCGCAAGATCCGGGAGGCGTGGCTGGCCTGGCAACTGGAACGCCGGTACACCAAGGATGAGCTGCTGGCCCTCTACCTCAACCAGACCTACTACGGCAACTTTGCCTTTGGCATCGAGGCCGCGGCCCAGATTTTCTTCGCCAAACCCGCCGCCCAACTCAGCCAGGCTGAGTGTGCCCTGCTGGCCGGCCTGGTCCAGTACCCATCCGGCTACAACCCCCTCCAGCATCCCGACGCGGCCAAGGAACGCCAGTTGACCGTCTTGCGCCTCATGTGGGAGGCGGGCTATCTGACCGATGACCAGGTTCAGGAGATCGCGGCCCAACCCCTCCGCTATCGATCCCGCCTCTTCGACATCCGGGCCCCCCACTTTGTCATGTACGTCCAGGACATCCTGGCGCAACGGCTGGGGCCGGACCGGCTGCGGGATGGTGGCCTGCGGGTCTATACCACCCTGGACCTGGACCTGCAGCGCCAGGCCGAAGCGTCCATCCGCTACCGGCTGGACCTGCTCAACTGCCGCATCCCCGGCCTCTGTGACGAGCGGACCGATCCCAACCGACGGGTGGACAACGCCGCCGCGGTGGTCCTGGATGGCCAGACGGGGCAGATCCTGGCCATGGTGGGCAGCCCGGACTACTTCGACCCCCGCATCCAGGGCAATGTCAACGCCGCGTTGAGCCTGCGCCAGCCGGGCAGCGCCATCAAACCCCTGACCTACGCGGCCGCGCTGGATCCCGCGTGGAGCGCGCGCCTGGGCCTGCAGCCCCTGACGCCCGCCTCCATCCTGGCGGATCTGCCCACCACCTTCTACGTGCGGGACGAACAGGGCGGCAATGTGCCCTACCAGCCCTTGAACTACGACCGCCAGTTCCACGGGCCGGTCAGCGTGCGCACCGCCCTGGCCAACAGTTACAATGTTCCCGCAGTCAAGGTGCTCCAGCGCATCGGCGTGCCCAGCCTGGAACAGATCGCCGCCCAGGCCGGCATCAGCACCTTCACCAACGAGTACGGCCTGGCGCTCACCCTGGGTGGCGGCGAGGTGAAACTGCTGGAGTTGACCGCTGCCTACGGCATTTTCCTGGACGGCCATCGCCGGGATCCCCAGGCCATCCTGGCCATCGAGGAAGTGGTGGACGGGGTCAGCCGTCCCCTGCCCGGCTTTCAGGCACCTGAAGCCACCCTGGGTCCCCAGGTCATCCAGCCCGACACCGCCTACCTCATCACCCACATCCTGGCCGACCCGGTGGCCCGTATCCCGGCCTTCGGCGAGGGCTCCGTCCTGGAGCTCCCTTTTCCCGCGGCCGTCAAGACCGGGACCACCACCGACTGGCGGGACAACTGGACCATCGGCTATTCCACCCGGCGCATCGTGGGCGTCTGGGTGGGCAACGCCGACAACACGCCCATGCTGGACATCAGCGGGGTGGACGGCGCCGGCCCCATCTGGCATGATCTGATGCTGGCGGCCCACCCGACGCCGCCCCAGGACTTCCCCCGGCCGGAGACGATTACCCAGGTGACCATCTGCGCGCCCAGCGGCCTCTTGCCCTCCCGGGACTGCCCCCGGACCCGCCAGGAGATCTTCATCCGGGGGACTGAGCCAACCCAGGTGGACAACCAGTTCCAGCGCATCTCCGTGGACCTGGCCACCGGCCTGCGGGCCGGGCCGGATACTCCACCGGAGCGGGTGGCCGAGCGGGTCTACTGGCTGTTGCCGCCCGAATACTGGGACTGGATGCAGCGCCAGGGCATTCCCATCCCGCCGCCGGCCACGGTGGCCCAGGATTCCGCCCCGGGCCGGGACCAGCTGGTGGACGCCTCCACCAACGCCTCTCCCCTGGTCTTGAGTGCGCCCACATCCCACACCGGGTACGCCATTCATCCCGGCGTACCCCGGGAACGGCAGCGCATCCAGGTGGCGGGCCACGTGGCGGATGGTCGACCCTGGGCGGAGCTACGTCTGATGATGGACGGCATTCCCGTGGCCGAGGCCCGGCAGGCAGCCCAGCTCAGCGCCTGGTGGCCCCTGGAGCCCGGCCCCCACCACTTCTGGCTCGAAGGGCGCATGGCTGAGGATGGGCCTGTTGTCCGTTCTGAACAGGCCCTGGTGGTGGTAGACGATTTGACCCATGCCCAGCCCCTGACGGTGAGCAGGCAGCCATGA